One region of Centropristis striata isolate RG_2023a ecotype Rhode Island chromosome 3, C.striata_1.0, whole genome shotgun sequence genomic DNA includes:
- the atf1 gene encoding cyclic AMP-dependent transcription factor ATF-1 isoform X3 — MVTINANGTIQLAGSEGLQGLQAVTMANSGAQSGTTILQYAQTPDGQQILVPSNQVVVQGAGGEVQTYQIRTAPTSSSLPQTVVMTSPMGLSQGKSDDPTMKREIRLAKNRQAARECRRKKKEYVKCLENRVAVLENQNKTLIEELKTLKDLYCVKTG; from the exons ATGg TTACCATTAACGCAAATGGAACAATCCAGCTGGCAGGGTCTGAAGGCCTTCAGGGGCTACAGGCTGTAACCATGGCCAACTCTGGAGCCCAGTCAGGCACGACCATCCTTCAGTACGCCCAGACACCTGACGGCCAGCAAATACTGGTGCCCAGCAACCAGGTTGTTGTACAAG GTGCAGGAGGAGAGGTGCAAACATACCAGATTCGCACAGCGCCAACATCCAGCTCCCTGCCTCAGACTGTAGTTATGACCTCTCCTATGGGACTATCTCAGGGCAAGAGTGACGACCCAACAATGAAGAGGGAAATCAGGCTCGCGAAAAACAGGCAA GCAGCACGTGAATGTCGACGGAAGAAAAAGGAATATGTAAAATGCCTTGAGAACCGTGTAGCAGTTCTTGAAAACCAAAACAAGACCCTTATTGAAGAACTCAAAACATTAAAGGACCTTTATTGTGTTAAAACAGGATAA
- the atf1 gene encoding cyclic AMP-dependent transcription factor ATF-1 isoform X2, with protein MALSGGSVAVVQLPGGQFQVQGVIQSAQSSVIQSPQMQSAQAVGSDSDDSQDSSDSGSAAQKTREILARRPSYRKILNELSAEEVTHIEGKDNSPVSTGVTGVTVPTTQIYQTSTGQYITINANGTIQLAGSEGLQGLQAVTMANSGAQSGTTILQYAQTPDGQQILVPSNQVVVQGAGGEVQTYQIRTAPTSSSLPQTVVMTSPMGLSQGKSDDPTMKREIRLAKNRQAARECRRKKKEYVKCLENRVAVLENQNKTLIEELKTLKDLYCVKTG; from the exons atGGCACTGAGTGGTGGTTCTGTGGCTGTCGTACAACTGCCAGGGGGTCAGTTTCAGGTTCAAGGAGTGATCCAGTCTGCACAGTCATCAGTCATTCAATCCCCTCAGATGCAGTCTGCACAG GCTGTGGGTTCAGACAGTGACGATTCACAGGACTCCTCAGACAGTGGAAGTGCAGCTCAAAAGACTAGAGAAATACTTGCGAGACGGCCTTCTTACAG AAAAATCCTAAATGAACTTTCAGCTGAGGAAGTGACGCATATTGAGGGAAAAGATAACAGCCCGGTATCCACAGGAGTGACAGGTGTTACTGTTCCCACCACCCAAATCTACCAGACCAGCACCGGCCAGTACA TTACCATTAACGCAAATGGAACAATCCAGCTGGCAGGGTCTGAAGGCCTTCAGGGGCTACAGGCTGTAACCATGGCCAACTCTGGAGCCCAGTCAGGCACGACCATCCTTCAGTACGCCCAGACACCTGACGGCCAGCAAATACTGGTGCCCAGCAACCAGGTTGTTGTACAAG GTGCAGGAGGAGAGGTGCAAACATACCAGATTCGCACAGCGCCAACATCCAGCTCCCTGCCTCAGACTGTAGTTATGACCTCTCCTATGGGACTATCTCAGGGCAAGAGTGACGACCCAACAATGAAGAGGGAAATCAGGCTCGCGAAAAACAGGCAA GCAGCACGTGAATGTCGACGGAAGAAAAAGGAATATGTAAAATGCCTTGAGAACCGTGTAGCAGTTCTTGAAAACCAAAACAAGACCCTTATTGAAGAACTCAAAACATTAAAGGACCTTTATTGTGTTAAAACAGGATAA
- the LOC131968491 gene encoding N6-adenosine-methyltransferase TMT1A-like: protein MAFLMKCCTLIVNVLCLPLHLIRAVGLYEIYRRIFPFCVYRISITYNKKMYDKKKELFRSLPEFSKPGKQLTILEIGCGSGTNFEFYPPGCRVICTDPNPHFQKYLKKSMDANDQLTYDRFVVASGEDMGAVESESVDAVVCTLVLCSVNNTPQTLREVCRLLRPGGAFFFMEHVVADPSTWSYFFQHVLQPAWQYFGDGCEVTRETWKDLEAAGFSQVKLRHIQAPLMFMIKPHIFGHAVK from the exons ATGGCTTTCCTCATGAAATGTTGCACTTTAATCGTCAACGTGCTGTGCTTGCCCCTTCATCTGATCCGAGCGGTCGGTCTGTATGAAATATACAGACGCATCTTCCCTTTTTGTGTATATCGGATCTCTATAACGTACAACAAGAAAATGTACGACAAGAAGAAGGAGCTGTTTCGCAGTCTCCCCGAGTTCAGCAAGCCTGGCAAGCAGCTCACAATTTTGGAGATCGGATGTGGCTCGGGCACAAATTTTGAGTTTTACCCGCCTGGTTGCAGGGTCATCTGCACTGACCCGAACCCTCATTTTCagaaatatctgaagaaaagCATGGACGCGAATGACCAGCTCACATATGACAGATTTGTGGTGGCATCGGGGGAGGACATGGGGGCAGTTGAGAGCGAGTCGGTAGACGCTGTTGTCTGCACCCTGGTGCTCTGCTCTGTCAACAACACTCCGCAAACTCTGCGAGAGGTTTGCCGCCTGCTGAGACCA GGTGGAGCATTTTTCTTCATGGAGCATGTTGTTGCAGATCCCTCGACTTGGTCTTACTTCTTCCAGCACGTCCTGCAGCCTGCATGGCAATACTTTGGTGATGGATGTGAGGTCACCCGGGAAACATGGAAAGATCTGGAGGCAGCTGGATTTTCCCAGGTCAAACTGAGGCACATCCAAGCTCCACTCATGTTCATGATCAAACCACACATCTTTGGTCACGCTGTAAAGTAA
- the LOC131968759 gene encoding N6-adenosine-methyltransferase TMT1A-like — MKLCRLLCFVLTLPLHLMKITGLYGMYKRLFPLLAYNITFSYNDKMNQTKKDLFRNVSRFANTDGTLRLLEIGCGSGANFKFYPYGCTVTCTDPNPHFEKYLQMSMDANEHLTYDTFVVVSGEDMEGVQDESVDVVVCTLVLCSVRDVQRVLQEVRRILKTGGAFYFLEHVLSDPCSWTYFFQQVFEPLWYYLGDGCMITRTTWKDLEAADFSELHLKHIEAPEVTLMIRPHIMGYCIK; from the exons ATGAAATTATGCAGACtgctttgttttgtgttaactTTACCTTTGCATTTAATGAAGATCACAGGCCTATACGGTATGTACAAACGtttatttccacttcttgcctacaatataacattttcatacaACGATAAAATGAACCAAACGAAAAAGGATCTTTTCCGAAACGTGAGCAGATTTGCTAATACCGACGGAACTCTTCGCCTGCTGGAGATTGGCTGCGGCAGCGGGGCAAACTTCAAGTTTTATCCCTACGGCTGCACAGTGACCTGCACCGACCCAAACCCGCACTTCGAGAAGTACCTGCAGATGAGCATGGACGCGAACGAGCATTTGACTTATGACACGTTTGTAGTTGTCTCTGGAGAGGACATGGAGGGGGTGCAGGACGAGTCAGTGGACGTGGTTGTCTGCACCTTGGTTCTCTGTTCAGTTAGAGACGTGCAGCGGGTACTGCAGGAGGTCCGACGGATCCTCAAAACA GGTGGAGCCTTTTACTTTCTGGAGCATGTTCTCTCAGATCCCTGCTCCTGGACGTACTTCTTCCAGCAGGTGTTTGAGCCTCTGTGGTATTATCTTGGAGATGGGTGCATGATCACCAGGACAACGTGGAAAGATCTAGAGGCAGCTGATTTTTCTGAACTTCACCTGAAACACATTGAGGCCCCAGAAGTTACTCTCATGATAAGACCACATATCATGGGATATTGCATTAAATGA
- the atf1 gene encoding cyclic AMP-dependent transcription factor ATF-1 isoform X1 yields the protein MEEVQQGSNGTELQTATTATAAQFSQIAQQMALSGGSVAVVQLPGGQFQVQGVIQSAQSSVIQSPQMQSAQAVGSDSDDSQDSSDSGSAAQKTREILARRPSYRKILNELSAEEVTHIEGKDNSPVSTGVTGVTVPTTQIYQTSTGQYITINANGTIQLAGSEGLQGLQAVTMANSGAQSGTTILQYAQTPDGQQILVPSNQVVVQGAGGEVQTYQIRTAPTSSSLPQTVVMTSPMGLSQGKSDDPTMKREIRLAKNRQAARECRRKKKEYVKCLENRVAVLENQNKTLIEELKTLKDLYCVKTG from the exons atGGCACTGAGTGGTGGTTCTGTGGCTGTCGTACAACTGCCAGGGGGTCAGTTTCAGGTTCAAGGAGTGATCCAGTCTGCACAGTCATCAGTCATTCAATCCCCTCAGATGCAGTCTGCACAG GCTGTGGGTTCAGACAGTGACGATTCACAGGACTCCTCAGACAGTGGAAGTGCAGCTCAAAAGACTAGAGAAATACTTGCGAGACGGCCTTCTTACAG AAAAATCCTAAATGAACTTTCAGCTGAGGAAGTGACGCATATTGAGGGAAAAGATAACAGCCCGGTATCCACAGGAGTGACAGGTGTTACTGTTCCCACCACCCAAATCTACCAGACCAGCACCGGCCAGTACA TTACCATTAACGCAAATGGAACAATCCAGCTGGCAGGGTCTGAAGGCCTTCAGGGGCTACAGGCTGTAACCATGGCCAACTCTGGAGCCCAGTCAGGCACGACCATCCTTCAGTACGCCCAGACACCTGACGGCCAGCAAATACTGGTGCCCAGCAACCAGGTTGTTGTACAAG GTGCAGGAGGAGAGGTGCAAACATACCAGATTCGCACAGCGCCAACATCCAGCTCCCTGCCTCAGACTGTAGTTATGACCTCTCCTATGGGACTATCTCAGGGCAAGAGTGACGACCCAACAATGAAGAGGGAAATCAGGCTCGCGAAAAACAGGCAA GCAGCACGTGAATGTCGACGGAAGAAAAAGGAATATGTAAAATGCCTTGAGAACCGTGTAGCAGTTCTTGAAAACCAAAACAAGACCCTTATTGAAGAACTCAAAACATTAAAGGACCTTTATTGTGTTAAAACAGGATAA